From one Triticum aestivum cultivar Chinese Spring chromosome 4B, IWGSC CS RefSeq v2.1, whole genome shotgun sequence genomic stretch:
- the LOC123094579 gene encoding uncharacterized protein, whose translation MAPPQEGEQCGRPASSVLIWVVTVLLLLAVLGGGGCLVAYVLLPPSEAPGWIPCVGLGLVALPWAFWLATVAYRCITARSADRAVAPAAAGS comes from the coding sequence ATGGCGCCGCCCCAGGAGGGGGAGCAGTGCGGGCGGCCGGCCAGCAGCGTGTTGATTTGGGTGGTGACGGTGCTGCTGCTCCTCGCCgtgctcggcggcggcgggtgcctCGTGGCCTACGTCCTGCTGCCGCCGAGCGAGGCGCCCGGATGGATCCCCTGCGTCGGCCTGGGCCTCGTGGCGCTCCCCTGGGCGTTCTGGCTCGCCACCGTCGCCTACCGGTGCATCACGGCGCGCTCGGCCGACCGCGCCGTGGCGCCCGCGGCCGCCGGCAGCTAA